One stretch of Aquimarina sp. Aq107 DNA includes these proteins:
- a CDS encoding cysteine hydrolase family protein: MVLTKKDNPALLLIDVQKGINNPGYYGTERNNPNAEKNIEVLLKKWRSEGLPIYHVKHCSSNPDSPLAKGKTGNEFQDFIVPQQNEPIIEKDVNSAFIGTDLRTQLEDANIKNVVIVGLTTEHCVSTSTRMASNYGFNTFLIEDAVAAFDKISFSGKRYSAQMVHDIEIANLKDEFATVVLAEEIIKLS; this comes from the coding sequence ATGGTACTTACAAAAAAAGATAATCCAGCATTACTTCTTATTGATGTACAAAAAGGAATCAACAATCCGGGATATTATGGTACGGAACGTAATAACCCTAACGCTGAAAAAAACATTGAAGTTTTACTAAAAAAATGGAGATCAGAAGGTTTACCAATCTATCACGTAAAACATTGTTCTTCTAACCCAGATTCTCCATTAGCCAAAGGGAAAACTGGTAACGAATTTCAAGATTTTATTGTACCACAACAAAATGAACCAATTATTGAAAAAGATGTAAACAGTGCATTTATAGGTACAGACCTTAGAACACAGTTAGAAGATGCAAATATTAAAAATGTAGTTATTGTAGGATTAACCACAGAACATTGTGTATCTACCAGTACCAGAATGGCTTCAAATTATGGGTTTAATACGTTTTTAATAGAAGACGCTGTAGCAGCTTTTGATAAAATTAGTTTTAGTGGTAAAAGATATAGTGCTCAAATGGTACACGACATTGAAATTGCTAATCTTAAAGATGAATTCGCTACGGTTGTGCTAGCAGAAGAAATAATTAAACTTTCTTAA
- a CDS encoding DUF547 domain-containing protein, whose product MKKTYLILAIILLSSSISNLKAQKKHIDHMVWDQLLLLNVSNDGKVDYKGFIRDKFLFDKYFTSLSTNYPSENSENNEKLAYWVNLYNAIVMKMIIDHYPIKSINDLKNPWKKKSITINNVQYSLDDIEHTILRKMNEPRIHFLLNCAATSSPKLWNRAYTNRNITQALEESTSNYINDPTKNLITKDKVMISKVFEWYAKDFDNGDIKSYINRYAKEKITNASTIKYLEYDWSLNEKE is encoded by the coding sequence ATGAAAAAAACATATTTAATACTAGCAATAATATTATTATCAAGTTCTATATCAAATCTAAAAGCACAAAAGAAACATATCGATCATATGGTATGGGATCAACTTCTATTACTAAATGTTTCAAATGATGGTAAGGTAGATTACAAGGGGTTTATTAGAGATAAATTTTTATTTGACAAATACTTTACATCTTTATCCACTAATTATCCTTCAGAAAACTCTGAAAATAACGAGAAACTTGCTTATTGGGTAAATCTATATAATGCTATAGTAATGAAAATGATTATAGATCACTATCCTATTAAATCAATAAATGATCTTAAAAATCCTTGGAAGAAAAAATCAATAACTATTAATAATGTACAATATAGTCTAGATGATATAGAGCACACTATATTAAGAAAAATGAATGAACCTAGAATACATTTTCTACTTAACTGTGCTGCTACCTCATCTCCAAAACTGTGGAACAGAGCATATACCAATAGAAATATAACACAGGCATTAGAAGAGAGTACATCAAACTATATCAACGATCCTACTAAAAATCTTATCACCAAAGATAAAGTGATGATATCCAAGGTATTCGAGTGGTATGCTAAAGACTTTGATAACGGAGATATAAAAAGTTATATTAATAGATATGCTAAAGAAAAAATTACCAATGCCTCTACAATAAAATACTTAGAATATGACTGGAGTCTAAATGAAAAGGAATAA
- a CDS encoding T9SS type A sorting domain-containing protein, translating into MKHNYIPLMVLMFFSFGITLMIAQENTVSGSGNASGTSGTSSFSVGQTFYTTTQNASGSLSEGVQQAFEIETLSNPEFESVQLNVSTYPNPTTDRLFLSIDEIDLENTSFEIHDIHGRLIISKAIDSNTNVIEMSSYASGAYILKVKKQNTSLKTFKIIKK; encoded by the coding sequence ATGAAACATAATTACATACCCCTTATGGTTTTGATGTTTTTTTCTTTTGGGATCACCTTGATGATCGCACAAGAGAATACTGTTTCTGGTAGCGGAAATGCTTCAGGAACAAGTGGAACATCAAGTTTTTCTGTTGGACAAACCTTTTATACAACCACCCAGAATGCAAGTGGATCATTATCGGAAGGAGTTCAACAGGCTTTTGAAATCGAAACGTTGAGCAATCCAGAGTTCGAATCAGTACAACTTAATGTTAGTACATATCCGAATCCTACCACGGACAGATTATTTCTTTCCATCGATGAGATTGATTTAGAGAATACAAGTTTCGAAATCCATGATATTCATGGGCGATTAATTATTAGTAAAGCTATTGATAGTAATACTAATGTAATAGAAATGAGTTCCTATGCTTCTGGAGCGTATATTTTAAAAGTGAAGAAGCAAAACACCTCTTTAAAGACTTTCAAAATCATAAAAAAATAA
- a CDS encoding HipA family kinase — MNTIDIRTVDVVQYIQPLREGGSLPAIVKADDEFLYVLKFRGAGQGKKVLVSELIGGELARSIGLKVPELVFMNLDDSFSKTEPDEEIQDLLKFSVGLNLGLHFLSEAIMYDPLVSIADGMTASKVVLLDSIISNIDRTAKNTNLLNWKKELWLIDHGASFYFHHNWKQWRNHLDRTFPAIKDHVLLERATDLEQAAKEIKTYMTSEKINQIVSKIPEDWLTDESEELTSEDMRAAYIEFIQSRLSKIDVLVKEAEDAK, encoded by the coding sequence ATGAATACTATTGATATTAGGACAGTAGATGTGGTACAATATATACAACCACTGCGCGAAGGTGGTTCTCTGCCTGCAATCGTAAAAGCAGATGATGAGTTTCTGTATGTATTAAAGTTTAGAGGAGCTGGCCAAGGTAAAAAAGTTCTTGTTTCGGAACTAATAGGTGGTGAACTAGCAAGATCTATTGGATTAAAAGTTCCGGAATTAGTGTTTATGAATCTAGATGATTCTTTCAGTAAAACTGAACCAGATGAAGAAATTCAAGATTTACTAAAATTTAGTGTTGGTCTTAACTTAGGGTTGCACTTTTTATCAGAGGCTATCATGTATGATCCACTAGTTTCTATTGCAGATGGAATGACTGCTTCAAAAGTGGTGTTATTGGATAGTATCATTAGTAACATTGATAGAACCGCAAAAAACACCAATTTACTTAACTGGAAAAAAGAATTATGGTTAATAGATCATGGTGCTAGTTTTTACTTTCATCATAATTGGAAACAGTGGAGAAATCATCTGGACAGAACATTTCCAGCTATAAAAGATCATGTATTGTTAGAACGAGCTACTGACCTAGAACAAGCAGCTAAAGAGATTAAAACATATATGACATCAGAAAAAATTAATCAAATAGTATCAAAAATACCAGAAGATTGGTTAACAGATGAATCTGAAGAACTCACTTCAGAAGATATGAGAGCCGCCTATATAGAGTTTATTCAGAGTAGACTTTCTAAAATTGATGTACTAGTTAAAGAAGCTGAAGATGCAAAATAG
- a CDS encoding DUF3037 domain-containing protein, whose protein sequence is MQNRCTFEFAIIRFVPKVEREEFFNIGVIVFSKRKKFLKVKYHIDQHKLKAFSSDITIEHLEEYLKSWELISIGAPSGGAIGKLELSDRFRWLTACRSTIIQSSKTHPGICHDPQKELDHLFDNYVL, encoded by the coding sequence ATGCAAAATAGATGTACATTTGAATTTGCGATCATAAGATTCGTTCCTAAAGTAGAACGCGAAGAATTCTTTAATATAGGAGTGATCGTGTTCTCTAAAAGAAAAAAGTTTCTTAAGGTTAAGTATCATATTGATCAACATAAATTAAAAGCTTTTTCTAGTGACATAACTATAGAACATTTAGAAGAATATCTTAAATCCTGGGAATTAATTAGTATTGGGGCTCCTTCTGGTGGAGCAATCGGAAAATTAGAACTATCAGATAGATTCCGCTGGTTAACCGCTTGTAGAAGTACAATTATACAAAGTTCTAAAACCCATCCAGGAATATGTCACGATCCTCAAAAAGAACTAGATCACCTTTTTGACAACTATGTTTTATAG
- a CDS encoding serine hydrolase, giving the protein MKKVILYILLLGIVAVIGFFVWFFAFYLQVPALNIPKDASPTERVTQIDNWLEQLHTERKFNGGVLITKEGIPLLAKTYGFTNASRNIQLTNKSAFRLASVSKQFTASGIMLLKERNQLDYDDLVSIYIPEFPYKKVTIRHLLNQTSGVPDAYMSLADKNKDSINILTNRIAVDLLIENHPKIDFIPNEKYQYSNTNYILLARIIETISNQSFEDFMSEQIFTPLGMKTTRVWNLLSKDKTFKDKTDGFEDMAGEVREIKPNFIDGVAGDGAVFSSIEDFVIWDQFWYQNDLISPENLKEAFKKPILNNGQKSNYGFGWVILNEDTVMHNGVWLAANSYFVRNTKKKTSFVLLDNSSNLFFNKIIKNLE; this is encoded by the coding sequence ATGAAAAAAGTAATACTATATATTCTTCTATTAGGTATTGTAGCCGTAATTGGATTTTTCGTTTGGTTCTTTGCATTTTATTTACAAGTTCCTGCATTAAACATTCCTAAAGATGCTAGTCCAACAGAAAGAGTGACGCAGATAGATAACTGGTTAGAACAACTTCATACCGAAAGAAAATTTAATGGAGGTGTTTTAATTACAAAAGAAGGCATACCACTATTAGCAAAAACTTATGGATTCACAAATGCGTCGAGAAACATCCAATTAACGAATAAATCTGCATTTAGATTAGCATCGGTATCTAAACAATTTACCGCTAGTGGTATCATGTTATTAAAAGAGAGAAACCAATTAGATTATGATGATCTAGTAAGTATTTATATACCAGAATTTCCTTATAAAAAAGTTACTATTAGACATCTATTAAATCAAACTTCGGGTGTTCCGGATGCATATATGAGTCTTGCAGATAAAAATAAAGACAGTATAAATATTCTTACAAATCGAATAGCTGTGGATCTATTAATTGAAAATCACCCAAAAATTGATTTTATTCCAAATGAGAAATATCAATATTCTAATACAAACTATATTTTACTAGCTAGGATTATAGAAACTATTTCTAATCAATCTTTTGAAGATTTTATGAGTGAACAAATTTTTACTCCGTTAGGAATGAAAACTACTAGAGTTTGGAATTTACTGTCTAAAGACAAGACATTTAAAGACAAGACTGATGGTTTTGAAGACATGGCTGGAGAGGTTAGAGAGATCAAACCTAACTTTATTGATGGAGTTGCTGGAGATGGTGCTGTTTTTAGTAGTATAGAAGATTTTGTGATTTGGGACCAATTCTGGTATCAAAATGATCTTATCAGCCCTGAGAATCTTAAAGAAGCCTTTAAAAAGCCTATTTTAAATAATGGTCAAAAATCAAACTATGGATTTGGTTGGGTGATTCTAAATGAAGATACTGTAATGCACAATGGAGTTTGGTTAGCTGCTAACTCCTATTTCGTAAGAAACACTAAAAAGAAAACAAGTTTTGTTTTGTTGGATAATTCTTCAAATTTATTCTTCAATAAAATTATTAAAAATTTAGAATAA
- a CDS encoding ComC/BlpC family leader-containing pheromone/bacteriocin, giving the protein MKTLLENFNDFRTLSREELIQIGGGQRDQCTPEQVNSCTFVQYYPEGSAMMDCGSSIDTDGDEVWIPCEAHLA; this is encoded by the coding sequence ATGAAAACATTGTTAGAAAATTTTAATGATTTTAGAACATTATCCCGAGAAGAACTCATCCAAATTGGTGGTGGACAGAGAGATCAATGCACTCCGGAGCAGGTTAACAGTTGTACTTTTGTTCAATATTACCCAGAAGGATCAGCAATGATGGATTGTGGGTCTTCTATAGATACTGATGGAGATGAAGTTTGGATTCCTTGTGAGGCGCATCTAGCCTAA
- a CDS encoding bifunctional alpha/beta hydrolase/OsmC family protein produces MSLSKISFTNAEGQILSGRLELPADQHPHNFALFAHCFTCNKNLGAVRNISRALTSQGFGVLRFDFTGLGESEGDFADTNFSGNVEDLIAAADFLAKEYQAPSLLIGHSLGGAAAIFAATKINSINAVATVGAPSDPTHVQHLLKSGLPEIEANGKAVVNLSGRDFTIKKQFLEDLENKSLPLVAKNLNKALLVLHSPQDTTVGIKNAEEIYHAAKHPKSFVTLDGADHLLMRKEDSLYVGKVIAGWSSRYVDIPEEPKLKSQHHVVASLGNDEGYTTQMKVGNHYMVADEPESVGGRDFGPSPYELVSAGLSACTAMTIKMYVTRKGWDLRNVEVHTTYDKKHVEDCENCEDPTAKIDTFDREIKLEGNLDEKQITRILQIADKCPVHKTLHSDTQVITKLI; encoded by the coding sequence ATGAGCCTTTCTAAAATTTCTTTTACTAACGCAGAAGGACAAATACTTTCTGGTCGTTTAGAATTACCTGCGGATCAACACCCTCATAACTTTGCTCTATTTGCACATTGTTTTACCTGTAATAAAAATTTAGGAGCAGTGCGAAATATTAGTAGAGCATTAACCTCTCAAGGGTTTGGTGTACTGCGTTTTGATTTTACGGGTTTAGGAGAAAGTGAAGGAGATTTTGCAGATACCAACTTCTCTGGAAATGTAGAAGACCTTATCGCAGCAGCTGATTTTTTAGCAAAGGAGTACCAAGCTCCTTCGCTACTAATAGGACATTCTCTTGGTGGTGCTGCAGCAATTTTTGCAGCGACAAAAATTAATTCTATTAATGCTGTAGCCACAGTAGGGGCTCCATCTGACCCCACACACGTACAGCATTTACTGAAAAGTGGATTACCTGAAATTGAAGCAAATGGTAAAGCCGTGGTAAACCTTAGCGGTAGAGATTTTACGATAAAAAAACAGTTTTTAGAAGATTTAGAAAACAAATCATTGCCTCTAGTAGCTAAAAATTTGAATAAAGCATTGCTCGTTTTACATTCTCCTCAAGATACTACCGTTGGTATCAAAAATGCTGAAGAAATATATCACGCTGCCAAACATCCAAAAAGTTTTGTAACCTTAGATGGAGCGGATCATTTACTCATGAGAAAAGAAGATTCTTTATACGTTGGAAAAGTGATAGCAGGATGGTCCTCTAGATATGTTGATATCCCAGAAGAACCTAAACTAAAAAGCCAACACCACGTAGTAGCTAGTCTCGGAAACGATGAGGGATACACTACCCAAATGAAGGTAGGAAATCATTATATGGTTGCTGATGAACCAGAAAGTGTAGGAGGTCGTGACTTTGGACCTTCTCCATACGAATTGGTTTCTGCTGGACTATCTGCTTGTACCGCTATGACTATAAAAATGTACGTTACCAGAAAAGGTTGGGATCTTCGAAATGTAGAAGTACATACAACTTATGATAAAAAACATGTAGAAGATTGCGAAAATTGTGAAGATCCAACAGCTAAAATAGACACTTTTGATAGAGAAATTAAACTAGAAGGTAATCTAGACGAAAAACAAATTACTAGAATTCTACAAATTGCAGATAAATGTCCAGTTCATAAAACATTACATTCCGACACGCAAGTGATCACTAAATTGATTTAA
- a CDS encoding polysaccharide lyase family 7 protein encodes MKFSRLIVLVLLVFFIGLMSSCSSNDDNETEIVSEEDSPVDDDDDDQSSELEARFMFDNNIVIEHSYNTGGCESPPCDTIDNNLVGIFVNAVPDDPYFYLAEDESELFLECQLDKGRRAEFKQISRGPLTSFAKIELEAIYYDIPDNGVTIAQVHNRGGSSNKPFFRLVLHKDGLETVIRKDPEVDSGDTSFQKEDFSFVGGIDYDLSSLKIIVAKGNGFAHITVEQNGTVIVNESYEPGNTTDWVNDSGIANGFYLKAGLYNDDGPHTKNLVVGYSSVIFESDDQ; translated from the coding sequence ATGAAGTTTTCACGTTTAATTGTCTTAGTGCTATTAGTCTTCTTTATTGGTTTAATGAGCAGTTGTTCTAGTAATGACGATAATGAAACAGAAATTGTTAGTGAAGAAGATTCCCCAGTGGATGATGATGATGATGATCAAAGTTCTGAATTAGAAGCTAGATTTATGTTTGATAACAATATAGTCATTGAACATAGTTATAATACTGGAGGTTGCGAAAGCCCTCCTTGCGATACTATTGATAACAATCTTGTCGGAATTTTTGTAAATGCTGTACCAGATGATCCTTATTTCTATTTAGCCGAGGATGAGTCTGAACTGTTTTTAGAATGTCAACTAGATAAAGGTAGAAGAGCTGAGTTTAAACAAATTTCTAGAGGACCTCTTACATCCTTTGCCAAGATTGAATTAGAAGCTATTTATTATGATATTCCTGATAATGGTGTCACCATTGCTCAAGTTCATAATAGAGGAGGTAGTTCTAATAAGCCTTTTTTTAGACTGGTATTACATAAAGACGGATTAGAAACAGTAATTCGAAAAGATCCAGAAGTAGACTCTGGGGATACTTCTTTCCAAAAAGAAGATTTTTCTTTTGTTGGAGGAATAGATTATGATTTATCAAGTCTAAAAATAATTGTTGCTAAGGGCAATGGTTTTGCACATATAACAGTAGAACAAAATGGAACCGTTATAGTGAACGAATCATATGAACCGGGTAATACCACTGATTGGGTAAACGATAGCGGTATAGCTAATGGTTTTTATCTTAAAGCTGGTCTATATAATGATGATGGACCACACACTAAAAATCTTGTTGTAGGTTACTCATCAGTTATATTCGAATCTGATGATCAGTAA
- a CDS encoding T9SS type A sorting domain-containing protein produces MKQFITLILILLGLHLQASNDKYRLTLRGNPSTSIVVGWNQTSGSNPTVYFGTIDYGTNYSNYPNSKSPDRIVSYKGMNNNFARLTGLQPNTAYYFVIRDSQGTSERFWFKTAPADKSRLSFIAGGDSRNNRTPRQNANRLVAKLKPHAVLFGGDMTDDDTNSQWQTWFSDWQLTTASDGRMFPIVATRGNHEDSNNSVYNLFDTPSSSVYYALTFGDNLVRTYTLNTEISISGNQTTWLRNDLNSNTNVIWKMAQYHKPMRPHVSYKSEGNSQYSNWSQLFYDKGVKLVIECDAHTVKTTWPVRPSTGSGSDEGFIRDDQNGTVYAGEGCWGAPLRSNDDNKNWTRNSARFNQFKWIFVDENKIETRTIRVDNALQVGSVSNNNVFQIPSNLDIWNPSNGSVVTINKETVDPNPDSGTIEVAISNGNDDVEERENGDVYTNSSDLELVYDSYSDAGNQIIGLRFQSLALPKDATITNAYIQFTADESNSADAELEIALQDSSNSSAFSTSDYNVSNRLVFSNKVIWNPNSWSSGQNGSGQRTPELKNMVQLLVNKSSWTSGNSASFIIRGKGVSLTSTSAKRVADSYEGGSDKAARLVVAYTTDSDTDPVDICLGISPWQSGVSYAIGDKVTYQGYLYERTSSSWTNLGACGIVRVNTDVSKVQSPPLEELENDMTFDIYPNPFTDQLNITISRRSKENYKVMIYNLQGKIVYDKIVESSADKTTILLSGTQKSGIYLLSIEDSNGKIIKTKRLIRK; encoded by the coding sequence ATGAAACAATTCATTACACTAATATTAATACTATTAGGGCTTCATTTACAAGCATCTAATGATAAGTATCGACTGACCCTAAGAGGTAACCCTTCTACTTCAATAGTTGTAGGATGGAATCAAACATCTGGTAGCAATCCTACTGTTTATTTTGGAACTATTGATTATGGAACTAATTATAGTAATTACCCAAATTCTAAATCACCAGATAGAATAGTTTCATATAAAGGAATGAATAATAATTTTGCCAGACTTACAGGATTGCAGCCTAATACCGCGTACTATTTTGTAATTAGAGATAGTCAAGGTACAAGTGAGCGTTTCTGGTTTAAAACAGCTCCAGCGGATAAAAGTAGGTTATCCTTTATCGCAGGGGGTGATTCTAGAAATAATAGAACACCAAGACAAAATGCAAATCGTTTGGTTGCTAAATTAAAGCCTCATGCTGTATTGTTTGGAGGCGATATGACAGATGATGATACTAATAGTCAATGGCAAACTTGGTTTAGTGATTGGCAGTTAACAACTGCATCCGATGGAAGAATGTTTCCAATTGTGGCAACAAGAGGGAATCATGAAGATAGTAATAATAGCGTTTATAATTTATTCGACACACCATCTTCTAGTGTTTATTATGCGCTAACTTTTGGTGATAATCTCGTTAGAACATATACGTTAAATACGGAAATTTCTATTTCAGGTAATCAAACAACGTGGTTGCGTAATGATTTGAATTCAAATACTAACGTTATTTGGAAAATGGCACAATATCATAAACCAATGCGTCCACACGTATCTTATAAATCAGAAGGAAATAGTCAGTATAGCAATTGGTCTCAATTGTTCTATGATAAAGGTGTGAAATTAGTAATAGAATGTGATGCACATACTGTAAAAACTACTTGGCCCGTAAGACCATCTACAGGTTCAGGAAGTGATGAAGGTTTTATAAGAGATGATCAGAATGGAACAGTATATGCTGGAGAAGGATGTTGGGGAGCTCCTCTGCGTTCTAATGATGATAATAAAAATTGGACAAGAAATTCTGCAAGATTTAATCAGTTTAAATGGATTTTTGTGGATGAAAATAAGATTGAAACTAGAACTATAAGAGTAGATAATGCTTTGCAAGTAGGTTCTGTATCTAACAACAATGTATTTCAAATTCCTTCGAATTTAGATATATGGAATCCTTCTAACGGAAGTGTAGTTACTATTAATAAAGAAACAGTAGATCCTAATCCAGATAGTGGGACAATCGAAGTAGCTATTAGCAACGGTAATGATGATGTAGAAGAAAGAGAAAATGGAGATGTGTATACTAATAGTAGTGATTTAGAATTAGTATATGATAGTTATAGTGATGCAGGAAATCAAATAATTGGACTTAGATTTCAGTCTCTGGCTTTACCTAAAGACGCAACAATCACTAACGCATATATTCAGTTTACGGCTGATGAAAGTAATAGTGCTGATGCAGAATTAGAAATAGCTTTACAGGATAGTAGCAATTCTTCTGCGTTTAGTACAAGCGATTATAATGTTTCTAACAGATTAGTATTTTCTAACAAAGTAATTTGGAATCCTAATTCTTGGTCAAGTGGTCAGAACGGTTCAGGACAACGAACTCCTGAACTTAAAAATATGGTTCAACTTCTTGTAAATAAAAGTAGCTGGACCTCTGGTAACAGTGCTTCTTTTATTATAAGAGGAAAAGGTGTTAGTTTAACTAGCACTTCGGCAAAAAGAGTAGCGGATTCTTATGAAGGAGGTTCTGATAAAGCAGCACGTTTAGTTGTTGCTTATACTACAGATTCGGATACAGATCCTGTAGATATTTGTTTAGGGATTTCTCCTTGGCAGAGTGGCGTTAGTTATGCTATTGGAGATAAAGTAACATATCAAGGTTATCTGTATGAAAGAACATCGTCTAGTTGGACTAATTTGGGAGCTTGTGGAATAGTAAGAGTTAATACAGATGTTTCTAAAGTACAATCTCCACCACTAGAGGAGTTAGAGAATGATATGACTTTTGATATATATCCTAACCCTTTTACTGATCAATTGAATATTACTATTTCTAGAAGGTCGAAAGAGAATTATAAAGTTATGATTTACAATTTACAAGGTAAGATTGTATATGATAAAATCGTAGAATCTAGTGCTGATAAAACTACTATTTTATTGTCTGGAACCCAGAAATCAGGAATATACTTATTGTCTATAGAAGATAGTAATGGTAAGATTATTAAAACAAAACGATTGATTAGAAAATAA
- a CDS encoding DoxX-like family protein, which produces MKSNRIELLLKISVFLIFLGRSLQHLFWDAPYRTFFWDESILQPVVEGVFNTPWQEYATNHKTDSAIQNGIKINGLLYLIGAISSLLIKKINMKWFRIPIIFGGISLLLLTLLITKEKFYHFAQFFEHSIQFGLPFVLLYYYSKKKNTIRLILIFNILIALTFFSHGLYAFGFYPVPGKFVDMVIQIFGFSEETAITFLYIAGILDFIIAILIFVPKLRFYALCYAFLWGLLTAFARITANFYWDFPIQSIHQNLHQVLYRIPHGFTPLLVILIIKKYYYEIKKTAFSDGLLKKT; this is translated from the coding sequence ATGAAAAGCAATCGAATAGAATTACTTCTTAAAATTAGTGTCTTCTTAATTTTTTTAGGCAGATCGCTGCAACATCTTTTTTGGGATGCACCGTATCGCACTTTTTTCTGGGACGAATCTATATTACAACCTGTTGTAGAAGGAGTTTTTAATACTCCTTGGCAAGAATATGCTACTAATCACAAAACAGATAGCGCTATACAAAATGGTATAAAAATTAATGGCCTCTTATATCTTATCGGAGCAATATCTTCTCTTTTAATTAAAAAAATAAACATGAAATGGTTTCGAATTCCTATTATATTTGGTGGAATTAGTTTGCTATTACTAACATTATTAATAACCAAGGAAAAGTTCTATCATTTCGCTCAATTTTTTGAACACAGTATTCAATTTGGACTACCTTTTGTTTTATTATACTATTATTCGAAAAAGAAGAATACTATCCGATTAATTTTAATCTTTAATATTCTAATTGCTCTTACATTTTTCTCTCACGGATTATATGCCTTCGGATTTTATCCAGTTCCAGGAAAGTTTGTTGATATGGTTATACAAATTTTCGGTTTTTCTGAAGAAACAGCTATTACCTTTTTATACATTGCTGGAATTTTAGATTTTATAATTGCTATTCTAATTTTTGTTCCTAAACTAAGGTTTTACGCACTATGCTATGCTTTTTTATGGGGATTACTTACTGCTTTTGCTAGGATAACAGCTAATTTTTATTGGGATTTCCCTATTCAATCGATTCATCAAAACTTACATCAAGTACTGTATAGAATTCCACATGGATTTACTCCTCTTTTAGTAATCTTAATAATTAAAAAATACTATTATGAAATAAAGAAGACCGCCTTTTCAGACGGCCTTCTTAAAAAAACTTAA